The following proteins are encoded in a genomic region of Acidobacteriota bacterium:
- a CDS encoding DNA phosphorothioation-associated protein 4, with protein MRAIRRSEEFENLVQKLGNTEHPVTKKSLFPTIRDVICFAGILGFEHDSRKPLSSNTNEVDARIWSNSQQALDLVYLIALASEKDGEILREENEDKMVQIFEEYAQGGLEIVESWMKQSPFDQNGDQALLVAFKAHGFLDQSTDSEIAIPDISF; from the coding sequence ATGAGAGCAATAAGAAGAAGTGAAGAGTTCGAGAATCTTGTTCAGAAATTGGGTAACACAGAGCATCCGGTGACGAAGAAATCTTTGTTTCCTACCATTCGGGACGTTATATGTTTTGCCGGAATTTTAGGGTTTGAACATGACTCCCGGAAGCCACTTTCATCCAACACGAATGAAGTTGATGCCCGAATATGGAGTAATAGTCAACAAGCACTTGACCTTGTCTATCTCATTGCTTTGGCTTCTGAAAAGGATGGGGAGATTCTGCGAGAAGAGAATGAAGACAAAATGGTTCAAATATTTGAAGAGTATGCCCAAGGAGGGCTTGAGATTGTCGAAAGTTGGATGAAGCAATCCCCTTTTGATCAAAATGGAGATCAGGCGCTCCTTGTTGCGTTTAAGGCCCACGGTTTTCTTGACCAATCTACAGATTCGGAAATAGCAATCCCCGACATTTCATTCTAA
- a CDS encoding ABC transporter substrate-binding protein — MKIVSIRSILVLAICLVVVWCCNSCGTWFSKGKPVSLRLDGYRNSIGGARFAGEVIGRKDFARKWGLDLKLEPSGDKTPDPVTAVTSGLNDFGIIAADKFLEANEKGADLVAVGVVNELTPTRFVSLGRTKIKTPQDWIGKRIGVIPGDPSRKRL, encoded by the coding sequence ATGAAAATAGTAAGTATCCGAAGTATTTTAGTTCTAGCGATTTGTCTCGTTGTGGTCTGGTGTTGCAACTCCTGTGGAACTTGGTTCTCAAAGGGAAAGCCGGTCTCCCTACGATTAGATGGATACCGAAATTCAATTGGAGGTGCGAGGTTTGCAGGCGAAGTTATCGGACGAAAGGACTTTGCTCGGAAATGGGGCTTGGACTTAAAGCTTGAACCCAGCGGCGACAAAACACCCGATCCGGTTACAGCGGTGACGAGTGGGTTAAATGATTTTGGCATTATTGCGGCCGATAAATTTCTAGAGGCTAACGAGAAAGGGGCGGATCTTGTGGCCGTAGGTGTCGTCAATGAGCTTACGCCAACTCGTTTTGTTTCGCTTGGTCGGACGAAGATCAAAACGCCACAAGACTGGATTGGTAAACGAATTGGGGTAATCCCGGGAGACCCTTCAAGAAAACGTCTATAG
- a CDS encoding ABC transporter substrate-binding protein, which yields MHIKKEGLSPTQFTEVVLPPGDYIYAMYALQVGEYDVYPATIFFELESLNYLHYSHRTIKPLDYDVVYVGRIYFARREFVRSNPETVQAFVNTMADGWKWALYDCKRGADRLKEFTPNTFDSEICVSLGVGYGNPLDSVPWVLQFNYPDWDETVAGLIAIGAIKNPEYRHYIDDSFITNYSAIPSE from the coding sequence ATCCATATTAAAAAAGAGGGCCTTTCACCAACTCAATTTACCGAAGTTGTGTTGCCCCCAGGTGATTATATTTACGCTATGTACGCATTACAGGTAGGCGAATACGACGTCTACCCGGCAACAATCTTCTTTGAATTAGAGAGCCTTAATTATCTCCACTACAGTCATAGGACAATTAAGCCATTGGATTACGATGTAGTCTACGTCGGAAGAATATATTTTGCACGCCGGGAATTTGTGCGATCAAACCCGGAAACTGTACAGGCGTTTGTGAATACCATGGCTGACGGTTGGAAATGGGCGTTATATGATTGTAAGAGAGGCGCTGATCGATTGAAAGAATTTACACCAAATACCTTCGACAGTGAGATTTGTGTTTCATTGGGAGTTGGTTACGGAAACCCGCTAGACTCAGTTCCGTGGGTTTTGCAATTTAATTACCCGGACTGGGATGAAACAGTTGCAGGACTCATCGCGATTGGAGCTATAAAGAATCCGGAATACCGACACTATATTGACGATTCATTTATTACCAATTATTCTGCGATTCCTTCAGAATAA
- a CDS encoding DEAD/DEAH box helicase family protein, which produces MGLATAFFTRRLELLSFLVANGQLEIKVALRRRGMYHEKIGVFTDPDGDKIIFQGSANETAYALLPDFNFESINVFQSWRPQFTEHFEPYVSGFEKLWNNATKDTLVIGFPKASKDKLITIARRAPKLLTTTVEIGLDKEATLEFDEELPCDSPEVPKYLGGDEFSIREHQRLALESWKSSDLHGVMALATGAGKTITAIYGAVKIFEATKKLFVVIAVPYQSLADQWVEILTKFKIYPVKCYVSSALWVEQFTQKTALYNDGSLNFVCAVVVNATLQSANFQAIIRTVPSTNFLWIGDECHHHSSENLLKALPKNANMRLSCPRRLKMPWNDANSKLLGYYGPIVSSYSLAQALADGVLTPYKYYPILVDLTEAESAEYEELSVKIAQAAAAAQGGVPDPDSNEGLKLLLIKRARILGKAENKPILLKQLLADKAPQPLSLFTAVTGA; this is translated from the coding sequence ATGGGGTTAGCGACAGCCTTTTTTACTCGGCGCCTAGAATTGCTCTCTTTTCTAGTTGCAAATGGCCAATTAGAAATTAAGGTCGCCCTTCGTCGGCGAGGCATGTATCACGAAAAAATAGGGGTATTTACAGATCCGGACGGTGACAAGATTATTTTTCAGGGATCAGCAAATGAGACAGCCTATGCCCTTTTGCCTGATTTTAATTTTGAGTCAATTAACGTTTTCCAGAGTTGGCGGCCTCAGTTTACTGAACATTTCGAGCCCTACGTTAGTGGTTTTGAGAAGCTATGGAATAATGCTACTAAGGACACGTTGGTCATCGGCTTTCCAAAAGCCTCAAAAGACAAACTGATTACAATTGCAAGGCGGGCCCCCAAACTACTCACAACTACGGTCGAAATTGGATTGGACAAAGAAGCAACATTGGAGTTCGACGAGGAACTTCCTTGTGACTCACCTGAAGTCCCAAAATACTTGGGTGGTGACGAGTTTTCAATACGTGAACATCAAAGACTAGCTCTTGAATCATGGAAATCTAGCGACTTGCATGGGGTTATGGCTCTTGCGACTGGTGCGGGCAAGACTATCACGGCTATTTACGGAGCGGTGAAGATATTTGAGGCAACTAAGAAGCTCTTCGTCGTGATAGCGGTGCCTTACCAAAGTCTAGCTGACCAATGGGTGGAAATACTTACAAAATTCAAGATTTATCCGGTTAAGTGTTATGTTAGCTCTGCTCTTTGGGTAGAGCAATTTACACAAAAGACAGCCTTATATAATGATGGCTCATTAAATTTTGTCTGTGCCGTTGTCGTGAACGCCACACTTCAGTCGGCAAACTTCCAAGCAATCATTCGTACCGTACCGTCAACTAATTTCCTATGGATCGGTGATGAATGTCACCATCACTCAAGCGAGAACCTACTAAAAGCTCTTCCTAAGAATGCTAATATGCGTCTCAGTTGTCCGCGACGCCTGAAAATGCCGTGGAACGATGCCAATTCGAAGTTGCTTGGTTACTATGGTCCAATTGTTTCTTCATATTCGCTGGCTCAGGCGTTGGCCGACGGCGTCCTCACACCTTACAAATACTATCCAATTTTAGTAGATCTTACCGAGGCAGAGTCCGCTGAATATGAGGAACTGAGTGTTAAGATTGCCCAAGCGGCCGCCGCTGCTCAGGGAGGCGTTCCAGATCCAGATTCGAACGAAGGGTTAAAATTACTGCTAATCAAACGAGCGCGAATTCTTGGTAAGGCCGAAAATAAGCCGATACTTTTGAAACAACTTCTTGCCGACAAAGCACCGCAGCCACTGTCACTTTTTACTGCGGTGACGGGAGCCTGA
- a CDS encoding recombinase family protein: MRVGIYARVSTIDQQTLPMQLKQMKEYIRNRNWTLTVEVEEVGSGAKVRPKREELLKMARRREIDALLVWKLDRFGRSLVDLVTTLNELRELDVVFVSLTESLDFSTPSGRAMAGMLSTFAEFERDMIRERVKAGIANARAQGKAHGRRPRTASLKRTKSGSSKRME; the protein is encoded by the coding sequence ATGAGAGTAGGAATATACGCACGAGTATCGACAATTGATCAGCAAACGCTTCCAATGCAGCTCAAGCAGATGAAGGAATACATCAGGAACCGCAACTGGACACTTACGGTCGAAGTTGAGGAGGTCGGCTCTGGAGCAAAGGTGCGGCCGAAGCGTGAGGAACTGCTCAAGATGGCTCGGCGGCGGGAGATTGATGCGTTGTTGGTTTGGAAGCTCGACCGCTTCGGGCGTAGCCTCGTCGATCTCGTCACCACATTGAATGAGCTTCGCGAATTAGACGTTGTCTTTGTGTCGCTCACTGAGTCGCTGGACTTCTCTACACCCTCTGGAAGGGCAATGGCCGGAATGCTCTCAACCTTTGCTGAGTTTGAACGCGACATGATCCGTGAACGCGTAAAGGCCGGTATTGCAAACGCCAGAGCCCAAGGAAAGGCTCACGGAAGAAGACCTCGAACGGCGTCGTTGAAAAGGACGAAATCCGGAAGCTCAAAGCGAATGGAATGA